In the genome of Drosophila yakuba strain Tai18E2 chromosome 3R, Prin_Dyak_Tai18E2_2.1, whole genome shotgun sequence, one region contains:
- the LOC6538269 gene encoding uncharacterized protein LOC6538269 isoform X2 has translation MFTAPLEFDIVLRAKNASDNLPELLRQRDRSHRNALHYCAVQDSERSKDLVAAASIAIAAPELLESADEDGFTPLHLAVIQGNLAMVNLLLANKAEVNAVDNEGHSVVHWATVCGEVESLRAVLAAGASVAKPDANGGTPLHYAAQMCGASHDSKQQASSSTSSRLSLEILGILLSHPQSSVDVQDKDGRQPLLWAASAGSAKAVIALVKAGARVESSDKDGLTALHCAGSRGHTECIDTLIGLCGAPTDLIDSNGCTALHYAVTLGHADATARLLDLEADPNRQDRKGRTPAHCGCSKGQFETLKLLKERGANLWLRNAKGDLPLHEAAASGRRELLEWLLNQRPKQVNTTSNDGRSLLHIAAANDYTDMCKLLLDYGADVNAVYRNSRGLVLTPLDGALQRGHRSTAKFLQANGGQPANKVRLSSRRTGNPFHETNATDMVRPLKYVEKEELHDLRSSKKYVVYLKRSDSDNGNGNGKEDERDGDCSCSEQTYRKEQRLRHVCRRHKRRQLRRRTSSCGESKHERCSEICRSKSNIEIRRRKSRERYASSSEWEEESAEDSCENCCYHKRQKDRVVSRKRSTSSRKSKNRDNSDRDEENHTAHSSPEKGSRKPLTVNGDHQAGNGKDQTSVKERPPSASRHQTPPTKEGTFIKSPTQSAQSEKSVQMDNLLVEESHAVELTDEEQEAAKSVVTQVDVHHDAEEIQTSKSSEEAPPAEENGKEEHSEQEVKLQLSEEETQLVSKEVEQVIKIAATALSSESKSSSEEKYVEKDLPKEGQEPGKQPEEEAKEHQKPATPSAPAPPPATPPPAPKEEAAKPPPSAAEQPQPNANKADGMESAAVEPVSVGKKPEQMEQAAAKPKPNTNPSPTPPPTAAPPAPPTAEPKKPPAAPQPRPSTAQTPTPPQPEPPQREQETRRSFTLLPSDSADDDPVLNPNSNPAASASDEPAGERKSSFQVLKSDDSLDESTKRPGRKVDYEAGNQVFKVVSDGASAVQLPSAAELEKMDYEYEEYEDEYDDDERDGIDPEHDSALRRFLSSGNRHGVGAGAGAGAAGATMADDACEGNGRKRRLKKRVRSGNKTRSNWKNSQDSRDGSNMALATTKDQDSGFEPSPRAERSKIPTLRSAHTAHMPRRPIYATLDGRSCSSRMENRKPGDKGACDMGAVTRSIQRNIRRYYMERKIFQHLLELKSLQIRSSKLNEAVLVKRAVDDYHKSCVLLGGETGTRLRRYNFSEYTFKNFELFLYETLKGLQRPGTNNFQNINEVYEEAERRLSPDYNAYEKALQCTTKTHRCLHAAHAYTGIPCAAYIPMMNHHTMPKFGFGPYKKTGSVSSFFLPKILTSGRASSGRMGGMGSASGGRCNHKVALELSHGKNKQLISLPAEKLDSNKRYYVTFTVKDSSGPSAYQQQQQHQQHQQCGNSAGGK, from the exons ATGTTCACCGCGCCGCTGGAGTTTGATATTGTTTTGCGCGCCAAAAATGCAAGCGATAATCTG CCGGAATTGCTGCGGCAGCGGGACCGAAGCCACCGCAACGCGCTGCACTACTGTGCCGTCCAGGACTCGGAGAGGAGCAAGGACCTCGTGGCGGCCGCCAGCATTGCGATCGCAGCCCCCGAGCTGCTGGAGTCGGCGGACGAGGATGGCTTCACGCCGCTCCACCTGGCCGTCATCCAGGGCAACCTGGCCATGGTCAATctgctgctggccaacaaGGCGGAGGTGAACGCGGTGGACAATGAGGGCCACTCGGTGGTGCACTGGGCCACAG TTTGTGGCGAGGTGGAGTCCTTGCGAGCGGTCCTGGCAGCAGGAGCCAGTGTGGCGAAGCCGGACGCCAATGGTGGCACTCCGCTGCACTATGCCGCCCAGATGTGTGGCGCCAGTCATGATAGCAAGCAGCAGGCCAGTTCCAGCACCAGTTCGAGACTCTCCCTGGAGATCCTGGGCATCCTGCTCTCCCATCCACAGAGCAGTGTCGATGTCCAGGACAAGGATGGTCGCCAGCCGTTGCTGTGGGCCGCATCAGCGGGCTCGGCGAAGGCAGTGATTGCCCTGGTCAAAGCGGGTGCCCGCGTGGAGTCGTCGGATAA AGATGGCCTCACTGCCCTGCATTGTGCTGGTTCTCGTGGACACACCGAGTGCATTGATACCTTGATTGGCCTTTGTGGTGCTCCCACGGATCTAATCGATTCCAATGGCTGCACAGCTCTGCACTATGCCGTAACGTTGGGCCACGCAGATGCCACGGCCAGATTGCTGGACTTGGAGGCTGATCCCAATCGCCAGGATCGCAAAGGACGAACACCTGCCCACTGCGGCTGCTCCAAGGGTCAGTTCGAGACCTTGAAGTTGCTGAAAGAGCGTGGTGCCAATCTCTGGCTGCGCAATGCCAAGGGTGATCTGCCGCTGCACGAGGCCGCCGCCTCCGGGAGAAGGGAGCTCCTGGAGTGGCTACTTAACCAGCGGCCCAAGCAGGTGAACACCACCAGCAATGATGGACGCAGCCTGCTGCACATTGCGGCGGCCAATGATTACACCGACATGTGCAAGCTGCTGCTGGACTACGGAGCAGATGTGAATGCCGTGTACCGGAATTCACGTGGATTGGTCCTAACCCCACTGGATGGAGCTCTGCAGCGTGGTCATCGCTCCACGGCCAAGTTCCTGCAGGCCAACGGCGGTCAGCCGGCGAACAAGGTGCGATTGTCGAGCAGAAGGACTGGGAATCCCTTTCACGAAACGAACGCCACTGACATGGTGAGACCCCTGAAGTATGTGGAGAAGGAGGAGCTGCACGATCTGCGCAGCTCCAAGAAGTACGTGGTGTATCTAAAACGCTCCGATTCGGATaatggaaacggaaatggTAAGGAGGACGAACGAGATGGGGATTGCAGTTGCTCGGAGCAAACTTATCGCAAGGAGCAGCGATTGAGGCACGTCTGTCGACGGCACAAGAGAAGGCAACTGAGGAGGCGCACCAGCAGTTGTGGCGAGTCCAAGCACGAGCGGTGCAGCGAGATCTGTCGCTCCAAGAGCAACATCGAGATTCGGAGGCGAAAGTCCAGGGAGCGGTATGCCAGCTCCAGTGAGTGGGAGGAGGAGAGTGCGGAGGACTCCTGCGAGAACTGTTGCTACCACAAGCGGCAAAAGGATCGAGTGGTTAGCCGCAAGCGTTCCACGTCCTCCAGGAAGTCAAAAAACCGAGACAACAGCGACCGGGACGAGGAGAATCACACGGCACACTCATCGCCGGAGAAGGGTTCGCGGAAACCACTCACTGTCAATGGGGATCACCAGGCTGGAAACGGCAAGGATCAAACCAGTGTCAAGGAACGACCACCATCCGCCAGCAGGCATCAAACGCCACCCACTAAGGAGGGAACCTTCATCAAGTCACCAACACAGAGCGCTCAGAGTGAGAAGTCCGTACAAATGGATAACCTCTTGGTGGAGGAATCTCATGCTGTTGAGCTGACAGATGAGGAACAGGAGGCAGCCAAGTCAGTGGTCACACAGGTAGACGTGCATCACGATGCAGAGGAGATTCAAACTTCCAAATCTTCCGAGGAAGCACCACCTGCAGAGGAAAATGGTAAGGAGGAGCATTCGGAGCAGGAAGTCAAGCTCCAGCTGAGTGAGGAGGAGACGCAGTTGGTCTCGAAGGAGGTGGAGCAGGTGATCAAGATAGCAGCCACTGCGCTGAGCAGCGAGTCCAAAAGCTCCAGTGAAGAAAAGTATGTCGAAAAGGACCTACCCAAAGAGGGTCAAGAACCTGGGAAGCAGCCGGAAGAGGAGGCTAAGGAACACCAAAAACCTGCAACCCCATCTGCACCAGCCCCTCCGCCAGCCACACCTCCACCAGCCCCCAAGGAGGAAGCCGCAAAGCCACCACCAAGTGCCGCAGAACAACCACAGCCTAATGCCAACAAGGCCGACGGGATGGAATCTGCGGCTGTGGAGCCAGTGTCTGTTGGCAAAAAACCCGAACAGATGGAGCAGGCAGCAGCCAAGCCGAAACCAAATACCAATCCTAGTCCCACACCTCCGCCCACCGCtgctccaccagctccacccACTGCAGAGCCCAAAAAGCCACCGGCAGCaccacagccacgcccatcCACAGCCCAAACGCCCACGCCGCCCCAGCCGGAGCCACCGCAAAGGGAACAGGAGACGAGGCGCTCTTTTACACTCCTGCCTTCCGATTCGGCGGACGATGACCCAGTTCTGAATCCAAATTCAAATCCAGCTGCCTCGGCCTCCGATGAGCCGGCCGGTGAACGGAAATCGAGCTTCCAAGTTCTGAAAAGCGATGACTCCCTGGATGAAAGCACCAAAAGACCTGGACGCAAGGTTGACTACGAAGCGGGCAATCAGGTCTTTAAGGTGGTTAGCGATGGGGCGTCTGCCGTCCAGCTGCCCAGTGCCGCggagctggagaagatggACTACGAGTATGAGGAGTACGAGGACGAATACGATGATGATGAGAGAGATGGCATTGATCCGGAGCACGATAGTGCCTTGCGTCGCTTTCTCAGCAGTGGCAATCGACATGGAGtgggagcaggagctggagcaggagcagccggaGCAACCATGGCGGATGACGCTTGTGAGGGCAATGGAAGGAAGCGACGCCTCAAGAAGCGCGTGCGCAGCGGCAACAAAACGCGCAGCAATTGGAAGAACTCTCAGGATTCGCGCGATGGCAGCAACATGGCTTTGGCCACCACCAAAGACCAGGACTCGGGTTTCGAGCCCAGTCCGCGGGCAGAGCGCAGCAAGATACCCACACTGCGCTCCGCCCACACTGCCCACATGCCGCGTCGTCCCATCTACGCCACTTTGGATGGACGCTCCTGCAGCAGCCGCATGGAGAACCGCAAGCCGGGCGACAAGGGAGCCTGCGACATGGGCGCCGTCACCCGCTCCATACAGCGCAATATTAGGAG ATATTACATGGAGCGCAAGATCTTCCAGCATCTGCTGGAGCTCAAGTCGCTGCAGATTCGCTCCAGTAAGCTGAACGAGGCGGTGCTGGTGAAGCGGGCGGTGGATGACTACCACAAGTCCTGTGTCCTTTTGGGCGGCGAAACGGGCACACGACTCAGGCGCTACAACTTCAGCGAGTACACGTTCAAGAACTTCGAGCTCTTCCTCTATGAGACGCTTAAAGGACTCCAGCGTCCCGGCACCAACAACTTCCAGAACATCAACGAGGTGTATGAGGAG GCGGAGCGCCGACTCAGTCCGGATTACAATGCCTACGAGAAGGCGCTGCAGTGCACCACCAAGACGCACCGATGTCTCCATGCGGCCCATGCCTACACGGGAATACCTTGTGCCGCTTACA TACCCATGATGAATCACCACACGATGCCAAAGTTCGGCTTTGGACCATACAAGAAGACCGGCAGCGTGAGCAGCTTCTTCCTGCCCAAGATCCTGACCAGCGGCCGCGCCTCCAGCGGCCGAATGGGCGGCATGGGCAGCGCCAGCGGTGGACGCTGTAACCACAAGGTGGCGCTGGAGTTGTCGCACGGCAAGAACAAACAGCTAATTTCACTGCCCGCGGAAAAGCTGGACAGCAACAAACGATATTACGTCACGTTCACAGTGAAGGACTCCTCGGGGCCATCGGcgtaccagcagcagcagcagcatcaacagcatcagcagtgcGGCAATTCCGCGGGCGGCAAGTAG
- the LOC6538269 gene encoding uncharacterized protein LOC6538269 isoform X1 has protein sequence MQKRPKAEVKRVTGPAKPPRLKAAKKQLQFESPLPRRTRAKHQQQQQQQQQEQDNDHSPQQEKQQQQQLQRQEAADKVIAMPASSRDADTDAAAEAAVDVPETDPDPAQLTVTQSQSSSFAARKRLAEGCTSLMYACQRGDIVQVLAQMREKPELLRQRDRSHRNALHYCAVQDSERSKDLVAAASIAIAAPELLESADEDGFTPLHLAVIQGNLAMVNLLLANKAEVNAVDNEGHSVVHWATVCGEVESLRAVLAAGASVAKPDANGGTPLHYAAQMCGASHDSKQQASSSTSSRLSLEILGILLSHPQSSVDVQDKDGRQPLLWAASAGSAKAVIALVKAGARVESSDKDGLTALHCAGSRGHTECIDTLIGLCGAPTDLIDSNGCTALHYAVTLGHADATARLLDLEADPNRQDRKGRTPAHCGCSKGQFETLKLLKERGANLWLRNAKGDLPLHEAAASGRRELLEWLLNQRPKQVNTTSNDGRSLLHIAAANDYTDMCKLLLDYGADVNAVYRNSRGLVLTPLDGALQRGHRSTAKFLQANGGQPANKVRLSSRRTGNPFHETNATDMVRPLKYVEKEELHDLRSSKKYVVYLKRSDSDNGNGNGKEDERDGDCSCSEQTYRKEQRLRHVCRRHKRRQLRRRTSSCGESKHERCSEICRSKSNIEIRRRKSRERYASSSEWEEESAEDSCENCCYHKRQKDRVVSRKRSTSSRKSKNRDNSDRDEENHTAHSSPEKGSRKPLTVNGDHQAGNGKDQTSVKERPPSASRHQTPPTKEGTFIKSPTQSAQSEKSVQMDNLLVEESHAVELTDEEQEAAKSVVTQVDVHHDAEEIQTSKSSEEAPPAEENGKEEHSEQEVKLQLSEEETQLVSKEVEQVIKIAATALSSESKSSSEEKYVEKDLPKEGQEPGKQPEEEAKEHQKPATPSAPAPPPATPPPAPKEEAAKPPPSAAEQPQPNANKADGMESAAVEPVSVGKKPEQMEQAAAKPKPNTNPSPTPPPTAAPPAPPTAEPKKPPAAPQPRPSTAQTPTPPQPEPPQREQETRRSFTLLPSDSADDDPVLNPNSNPAASASDEPAGERKSSFQVLKSDDSLDESTKRPGRKVDYEAGNQVFKVVSDGASAVQLPSAAELEKMDYEYEEYEDEYDDDERDGIDPEHDSALRRFLSSGNRHGVGAGAGAGAAGATMADDACEGNGRKRRLKKRVRSGNKTRSNWKNSQDSRDGSNMALATTKDQDSGFEPSPRAERSKIPTLRSAHTAHMPRRPIYATLDGRSCSSRMENRKPGDKGACDMGAVTRSIQRNIRRYYMERKIFQHLLELKSLQIRSSKLNEAVLVKRAVDDYHKSCVLLGGETGTRLRRYNFSEYTFKNFELFLYETLKGLQRPGTNNFQNINEVYEEAERRLSPDYNAYEKALQCTTKTHRCLHAAHAYTGIPCAAYIPMMNHHTMPKFGFGPYKKTGSVSSFFLPKILTSGRASSGRMGGMGSASGGRCNHKVALELSHGKNKQLISLPAEKLDSNKRYYVTFTVKDSSGPSAYQQQQQHQQHQQCGNSAGGK, from the exons CCGGAATTGCTGCGGCAGCGGGACCGAAGCCACCGCAACGCGCTGCACTACTGTGCCGTCCAGGACTCGGAGAGGAGCAAGGACCTCGTGGCGGCCGCCAGCATTGCGATCGCAGCCCCCGAGCTGCTGGAGTCGGCGGACGAGGATGGCTTCACGCCGCTCCACCTGGCCGTCATCCAGGGCAACCTGGCCATGGTCAATctgctgctggccaacaaGGCGGAGGTGAACGCGGTGGACAATGAGGGCCACTCGGTGGTGCACTGGGCCACAG TTTGTGGCGAGGTGGAGTCCTTGCGAGCGGTCCTGGCAGCAGGAGCCAGTGTGGCGAAGCCGGACGCCAATGGTGGCACTCCGCTGCACTATGCCGCCCAGATGTGTGGCGCCAGTCATGATAGCAAGCAGCAGGCCAGTTCCAGCACCAGTTCGAGACTCTCCCTGGAGATCCTGGGCATCCTGCTCTCCCATCCACAGAGCAGTGTCGATGTCCAGGACAAGGATGGTCGCCAGCCGTTGCTGTGGGCCGCATCAGCGGGCTCGGCGAAGGCAGTGATTGCCCTGGTCAAAGCGGGTGCCCGCGTGGAGTCGTCGGATAA AGATGGCCTCACTGCCCTGCATTGTGCTGGTTCTCGTGGACACACCGAGTGCATTGATACCTTGATTGGCCTTTGTGGTGCTCCCACGGATCTAATCGATTCCAATGGCTGCACAGCTCTGCACTATGCCGTAACGTTGGGCCACGCAGATGCCACGGCCAGATTGCTGGACTTGGAGGCTGATCCCAATCGCCAGGATCGCAAAGGACGAACACCTGCCCACTGCGGCTGCTCCAAGGGTCAGTTCGAGACCTTGAAGTTGCTGAAAGAGCGTGGTGCCAATCTCTGGCTGCGCAATGCCAAGGGTGATCTGCCGCTGCACGAGGCCGCCGCCTCCGGGAGAAGGGAGCTCCTGGAGTGGCTACTTAACCAGCGGCCCAAGCAGGTGAACACCACCAGCAATGATGGACGCAGCCTGCTGCACATTGCGGCGGCCAATGATTACACCGACATGTGCAAGCTGCTGCTGGACTACGGAGCAGATGTGAATGCCGTGTACCGGAATTCACGTGGATTGGTCCTAACCCCACTGGATGGAGCTCTGCAGCGTGGTCATCGCTCCACGGCCAAGTTCCTGCAGGCCAACGGCGGTCAGCCGGCGAACAAGGTGCGATTGTCGAGCAGAAGGACTGGGAATCCCTTTCACGAAACGAACGCCACTGACATGGTGAGACCCCTGAAGTATGTGGAGAAGGAGGAGCTGCACGATCTGCGCAGCTCCAAGAAGTACGTGGTGTATCTAAAACGCTCCGATTCGGATaatggaaacggaaatggTAAGGAGGACGAACGAGATGGGGATTGCAGTTGCTCGGAGCAAACTTATCGCAAGGAGCAGCGATTGAGGCACGTCTGTCGACGGCACAAGAGAAGGCAACTGAGGAGGCGCACCAGCAGTTGTGGCGAGTCCAAGCACGAGCGGTGCAGCGAGATCTGTCGCTCCAAGAGCAACATCGAGATTCGGAGGCGAAAGTCCAGGGAGCGGTATGCCAGCTCCAGTGAGTGGGAGGAGGAGAGTGCGGAGGACTCCTGCGAGAACTGTTGCTACCACAAGCGGCAAAAGGATCGAGTGGTTAGCCGCAAGCGTTCCACGTCCTCCAGGAAGTCAAAAAACCGAGACAACAGCGACCGGGACGAGGAGAATCACACGGCACACTCATCGCCGGAGAAGGGTTCGCGGAAACCACTCACTGTCAATGGGGATCACCAGGCTGGAAACGGCAAGGATCAAACCAGTGTCAAGGAACGACCACCATCCGCCAGCAGGCATCAAACGCCACCCACTAAGGAGGGAACCTTCATCAAGTCACCAACACAGAGCGCTCAGAGTGAGAAGTCCGTACAAATGGATAACCTCTTGGTGGAGGAATCTCATGCTGTTGAGCTGACAGATGAGGAACAGGAGGCAGCCAAGTCAGTGGTCACACAGGTAGACGTGCATCACGATGCAGAGGAGATTCAAACTTCCAAATCTTCCGAGGAAGCACCACCTGCAGAGGAAAATGGTAAGGAGGAGCATTCGGAGCAGGAAGTCAAGCTCCAGCTGAGTGAGGAGGAGACGCAGTTGGTCTCGAAGGAGGTGGAGCAGGTGATCAAGATAGCAGCCACTGCGCTGAGCAGCGAGTCCAAAAGCTCCAGTGAAGAAAAGTATGTCGAAAAGGACCTACCCAAAGAGGGTCAAGAACCTGGGAAGCAGCCGGAAGAGGAGGCTAAGGAACACCAAAAACCTGCAACCCCATCTGCACCAGCCCCTCCGCCAGCCACACCTCCACCAGCCCCCAAGGAGGAAGCCGCAAAGCCACCACCAAGTGCCGCAGAACAACCACAGCCTAATGCCAACAAGGCCGACGGGATGGAATCTGCGGCTGTGGAGCCAGTGTCTGTTGGCAAAAAACCCGAACAGATGGAGCAGGCAGCAGCCAAGCCGAAACCAAATACCAATCCTAGTCCCACACCTCCGCCCACCGCtgctccaccagctccacccACTGCAGAGCCCAAAAAGCCACCGGCAGCaccacagccacgcccatcCACAGCCCAAACGCCCACGCCGCCCCAGCCGGAGCCACCGCAAAGGGAACAGGAGACGAGGCGCTCTTTTACACTCCTGCCTTCCGATTCGGCGGACGATGACCCAGTTCTGAATCCAAATTCAAATCCAGCTGCCTCGGCCTCCGATGAGCCGGCCGGTGAACGGAAATCGAGCTTCCAAGTTCTGAAAAGCGATGACTCCCTGGATGAAAGCACCAAAAGACCTGGACGCAAGGTTGACTACGAAGCGGGCAATCAGGTCTTTAAGGTGGTTAGCGATGGGGCGTCTGCCGTCCAGCTGCCCAGTGCCGCggagctggagaagatggACTACGAGTATGAGGAGTACGAGGACGAATACGATGATGATGAGAGAGATGGCATTGATCCGGAGCACGATAGTGCCTTGCGTCGCTTTCTCAGCAGTGGCAATCGACATGGAGtgggagcaggagctggagcaggagcagccggaGCAACCATGGCGGATGACGCTTGTGAGGGCAATGGAAGGAAGCGACGCCTCAAGAAGCGCGTGCGCAGCGGCAACAAAACGCGCAGCAATTGGAAGAACTCTCAGGATTCGCGCGATGGCAGCAACATGGCTTTGGCCACCACCAAAGACCAGGACTCGGGTTTCGAGCCCAGTCCGCGGGCAGAGCGCAGCAAGATACCCACACTGCGCTCCGCCCACACTGCCCACATGCCGCGTCGTCCCATCTACGCCACTTTGGATGGACGCTCCTGCAGCAGCCGCATGGAGAACCGCAAGCCGGGCGACAAGGGAGCCTGCGACATGGGCGCCGTCACCCGCTCCATACAGCGCAATATTAGGAG ATATTACATGGAGCGCAAGATCTTCCAGCATCTGCTGGAGCTCAAGTCGCTGCAGATTCGCTCCAGTAAGCTGAACGAGGCGGTGCTGGTGAAGCGGGCGGTGGATGACTACCACAAGTCCTGTGTCCTTTTGGGCGGCGAAACGGGCACACGACTCAGGCGCTACAACTTCAGCGAGTACACGTTCAAGAACTTCGAGCTCTTCCTCTATGAGACGCTTAAAGGACTCCAGCGTCCCGGCACCAACAACTTCCAGAACATCAACGAGGTGTATGAGGAG GCGGAGCGCCGACTCAGTCCGGATTACAATGCCTACGAGAAGGCGCTGCAGTGCACCACCAAGACGCACCGATGTCTCCATGCGGCCCATGCCTACACGGGAATACCTTGTGCCGCTTACA TACCCATGATGAATCACCACACGATGCCAAAGTTCGGCTTTGGACCATACAAGAAGACCGGCAGCGTGAGCAGCTTCTTCCTGCCCAAGATCCTGACCAGCGGCCGCGCCTCCAGCGGCCGAATGGGCGGCATGGGCAGCGCCAGCGGTGGACGCTGTAACCACAAGGTGGCGCTGGAGTTGTCGCACGGCAAGAACAAACAGCTAATTTCACTGCCCGCGGAAAAGCTGGACAGCAACAAACGATATTACGTCACGTTCACAGTGAAGGACTCCTCGGGGCCATCGGcgtaccagcagcagcagcagcatcaacagcatcagcagtgcGGCAATTCCGCGGGCGGCAAGTAG